From the Streptomyces sp. NBC_00390 genome, the window CCGGGTCTCCCCGGTCACCGTCTCCCGGGCTCTCGCCCAGCTCGCCGCCGAAGGCCTGGTCGTCACGCGGCCCGGCGCAGGCGCCTTCCGGGCCCGGCCCCGCACCGACACCCCACCACCGGGGGACACCTCCTGGCAGGAAGTCACCCTCAGCGCGGACGCGGCGACCGAAGTCGTGCCGCGCGCGGTCGACGCGTCCGGCGTGCTCGTCACACTGTCAGCGCCACCCGCGGGAGTCGTCGAGTTCAACGGCGGCTATCTGCATCCCTCGCTCCAGCCGGAACGGGCCATGGCCGGCGCGCTGGCCCGCGCGGGACGCCGCCCCGGGGCGTGGGGCCGGCCGCCGACCGACGGGCTGCCCGAACTGCGCGAGTGGTTCGCCCGCGGACTCGGCGGCACCGTCGGCGCGGCCGATGTGCTGGTCACCGCCGGCGGCCAGTCGGCCCTGACCACCGCGCTGCGCGCTCTCGCCCCGCCCGGCGCCCCCGTCCTCGTCGAATCACCCACCTACCCCGGCATGCTCGCCATCGCCCGCGCCGCGGGGCTGCGACCGGTGCCCGTCCCCCTGGACCCCGACGGTGTGCGACCGGACCTCCTGGCCGCGGCGTTCCGCGCCACCGGAGCGCGCGTGTTCGTGTGCCAGCCGCTGTTCCAGAACCCGACCGGTGCCGTTCTCGCCACGGAGCGCCGCCCCGAGGTGCTGCGCATCGCCCGCGAAGCCGGAGCCTTCGTGATCGAGGACGACTTCGCGCGCCGCCTGGTCCACGAGGACGCCGGCCCGCTGCCCAGGCCCCTGGCCGCCGACGACCCCGACGCAGTGGTCGTCCACGTCAGTTCGCTCACCAAGGCGACCTCGCCCAGCCTGCGGGTGGGCATGCTCGCCGGCCGCGGCCCGGTGCTGGAGCGGCTGCGCGCCATCCATGTCGTCGACAACTTCTTCGTCCCCCGCCCGCTCCAGGAAGCGGCCCTGGAACTGGTCGGTGCCCCGGCCTGGAGTCGCCATCTGCGCCGCGTGGCCGCCGAGCTGAAGGGCCGCCGCGACACCATGACCGCGGCACTTCGGATGCACCTGCCCGAACTGTCCCTGCCGCACATCCCGTCCGGCGGCCACCACCTGTGGCTGCGCCTGCCGGACGCCATGGACGAGAGCGCCCTCGTGGCCGCCGCCCTCCGGGCGGATGTCGCGGTCGCCCCCGGCCGCCCCTACTTCTGCGCCGAACCCCCCGCCGGACACATCCGGTTGAGCTTCGCGGGCGTCGCGGGCCCGGCCGAGATCGAGAAGGGTGTGCGCCGGCTGCGGACGGCGTGCGACGAATGGGCGGCATGACCCCTGGCCTCCCCCCGGGACCGGGACACCGGCCGTGACGACCGCCGCCTGCCCCCGGCCGGGACATCGAGCGTGACAGCCGGCGACCGGGCATGCGAATCTCACGCCATGAGCGAGACGACCCATGGCCCTTACACGATCTCCACCGACCCGGGCCGCCTCGACGCGGCCCGGGTGCACCACTGGCTCTCGAGCGATGCCTACTGGGCGCTCGGCCGCAGCCGGGAGCGGCAGGACCTCGCCATCGCCGGATCGCTCAACTTCGGCGCGTACGAAGCAGCTTCGGGCGAGCAGGCCGCCTACGCGCGCGTCATCACGGACGGGGCCACCTTCGCCTACCTCTGCGACGTCTATGTCGACCCGTCCGCCCGCGGGACGGGACTGGGCACCGCCCTCGTCGCCGCTGTGCGCGACCATCTCGCGCCGCTCGGGCTGAACC encodes:
- a CDS encoding aminotransferase-like domain-containing protein, translated to MQERSSVAELANSLKRELDRYSPGEKLPSSRALVERHRVSPVTVSRALAQLAAEGLVVTRPGAGAFRARPRTDTPPPGDTSWQEVTLSADAATEVVPRAVDASGVLVTLSAPPAGVVEFNGGYLHPSLQPERAMAGALARAGRRPGAWGRPPTDGLPELREWFARGLGGTVGAADVLVTAGGQSALTTALRALAPPGAPVLVESPTYPGMLAIARAAGLRPVPVPLDPDGVRPDLLAAAFRATGARVFVCQPLFQNPTGAVLATERRPEVLRIAREAGAFVIEDDFARRLVHEDAGPLPRPLAADDPDAVVVHVSSLTKATSPSLRVGMLAGRGPVLERLRAIHVVDNFFVPRPLQEAALELVGAPAWSRHLRRVAAELKGRRDTMTAALRMHLPELSLPHIPSGGHHLWLRLPDAMDESALVAAALRADVAVAPGRPYFCAEPPAGHIRLSFAGVAGPAEIEKGVRRLRTACDEWAA
- a CDS encoding GNAT family N-acetyltransferase; its protein translation is MSETTHGPYTISTDPGRLDAARVHHWLSSDAYWALGRSRERQDLAIAGSLNFGAYEAASGEQAAYARVITDGATFAYLCDVYVDPSARGTGLGTALVAAVRDHLAPLGLNRILLTTDDAHGVYEKVGFQVLGNPGNWLQIAFN